Proteins from a genomic interval of Colletes latitarsis isolate SP2378_abdomen chromosome 3, iyColLati1, whole genome shotgun sequence:
- the LOC143340656 gene encoding fatty-acid amide hydrolase 2-A-like yields the protein MILVNLLSLLLHALYFILRPFFKLVHIRRRPNIPPIRNPLLKVSASTLANKIRNGELSSQTAVEAYIDRIKEVNPFVNAVVEDRFEAAINDAKICDEMLKTGQVTAIILEKEKPLFGVPITIKESCSVAGMSLTGGNLKRKGVKASEDGSVVEIVKNAGAIPLCVSNTSELCSGLHASNFIVGSTKNPYDTRKSPGGSSGGEGALLGAGASIVGIGSDFIGSIRIPSLFNGIFGHKPTPGIVPIRGHFPMSKDPAFQRMLVLGPMARYAEDLHLVVKILSSKCEKPLHLDEPVDVKSLRVFYLENFNSFCGTKSTTSDIRRTIKEATRYLAENGACVQHLSQDWVHDVFVFLMSFCGNLEFPEECFDNENPEEKKSAMLGLVKVMFGLSDCTFDLALIRLLSDMHGFVPVSRIEHYKTLREGIRSKLNNLLGSDGVFVCPTFPQPTTYPGLIPFRIDCTIYCAFGNMMDLPSTHVPMGLNNDGLPIGFQVMAASYQDRLCLSVARQLEKAFGGWVPPLS from the exons ATGATTTTGGTAAACTTGCTGAGTCTGCTTCTGCACGCGTTGTACTTTATTCTCCGTCCTTTCTTCAAGCTCGTTCACATCAGGAGACGACCGAACATACCACCGATTAGGAATCCTCTGTTAAAAGTTAGCGCAAGCACGTTAGCCAACAAGATTAGAAACGGAGAA cTTTCCAGCCAGACTGCGGTGGAAGCATACATCGATCGTATTAAGGAAGTGAATCCTTTCGTGAACGCTGTAGTAGAGGACAGATTCGAGGCGGCTATAAACGATGCAAAAATTTGCGACGAGATGCTAAAGACGGGCCAAGTTACCGCCATTATTTTAGAAAAAGAGAAACCACTTTTCGGAGTGCCAATCACCATCAAGGAAAGCTGTTCCGTTGCAG gAATGAGTTTAACGGGTGGCAACTTGAAGAGGAAAGGAGTGAAAGCCTCGGAAGATGGATCGgtagtagaaattgtaaaaaacgCTGGAGCTATACCCCTATGCGTTTCCAATACCTCTGAACTGTGCTCAGGATTACATGCATCGAATTTCATTGTCGGGTCGACTAAGAATCCATACGACACGAGGAAATCACCAGGAGGATCGTCGGGCGGAGAG GGCGCGTTACTCGGCGCAGGGGCTTCTATAGTTGGAATTGGTTCGGATTTCATCGGTTCCATAAGAATACCGAGCCTATTCAATGGCATTTTTGGTCATAAACCTACCCCCG GCATTGTTCCCATCAGGGGACACTTTCCAATGTCGAAAGATCCCGCGTTCCAAAGAATGTTGGTGCTCGGCCCGATGGCGCGATACGCGGAAGATCTTCATTTGGTTGTCAAGATATTGAGCTCCAAGTGCGAGAAACCGTTACATCTGGACGAGCCAGTGGACGTGAAAAGTCTCAGGGTCTTTTACCTGGAAAATTTCAACAGTTTTTGCGGTACAAAATCAACTACGTCGGACATAAGACGAACGATTAAAGAAGCGACACGTTACCTCGCAGAGAACGGTGCATGCGTCCAACAC TTGTCGCAGGACTGGGTACACGACGTATTCGTATTCCTGATGTCTTTTTGTGGCAATCTCGAGTTCCCTGAGGAATGTTTCGACAATGAAAACCCCGAG GAAAAGAAGAGTGCGATGCTTGGACTTGTAAAGGTCATGTTCGGTTTGTCGGATTGTACGTTCGATCTCGCCCTTATTAGACTACTAAGCGACATGCACGGATTCGTTCCAGTTTCGAGGATAGAACACTATAAAACGCTTAGAGAAGGCATTCGTTCGAAACTTAAC AATCTGCTGGGTAGCGATGGAGTATTCGTGTGCCCCACGTTTCCCCAACCGACCACTTATCCAGGGTTGATTCCTTTTAGAATCGACTGCACCATTTATTGTGCATTCGGTAATATGATGGACTTACCATCAACGCATGTCCCGATGGGATTGAATAACGACGGCCTACCGATTGGATTTCAG GTGATGGCTGCATCTTATCAGGACCGTCTTTGTTTATCCGTCGCTAGACAATTAGAAAAAGCCTTTGGAGGCTGGGTTCCACCTCTTAGCTGA
- the LOC143340654 gene encoding fatty-acid amide hydrolase 2-B-like isoform X1 produces the protein MHRSTKKFQTSNDWSTKTKDMELTLCILPMLYAKLIANHSGTMGLLIQNIMKFIFYVLSYLTLPFYAIPHLKKRKLLPPIQNDLLLHSATEIARRIREKEVSSQEVVRIYIERCKAVNPILNAIVESRYDLATQEARSVDDFLARTKKKKDELARDMPLLGVPVTIKESIAVKGMSYSVGVLEKNPEKAKEDALVVSMIREAGAIILLVSNTPELCLFWESNNKVTGSTWNPYDSNRIAGGSSGGEAALLGSGASMVSLVSDVAGSARYPAMCCGVFGHKPTAYLVSCKGHKPNSTDKVWNDYFTLGVMTRYAEDLPLMMSLIAETEKGRRIFNKKVSMTSLKFFYLEDCCTATNAISRDTKQAIRRLKAYIELTYGAKVQKAPLSNMKYAFTMSSNLLLDMEVDDVKKEFDGSTLWKILVELFKYIFMSSRYSMGLLSYIMVKWVYRKFPQSLRDAMHEKRILLKKQFEDVLGDNGILIYPTFITPAHYRYQSYNRIANFTYMMIYNVLGLPVTQCPMGLADNGLPIGLQIVANSGNDHLTIAVAKEIEKTFGGWQQPPTTKVYSNKV, from the exons ATGCATCGATCgacgaaaaaatttcaaacatcgAACGATTGGTCGACGAAGACAAAAGACATGGAGCTCACGTTGTGCATACTGCCGATGCTGTACGCGAAGCTTATAGCGAATCATTCG GGCACGATGGGTTTATTAATTCAGAATATAATGAAATTCATTTTCTACGTATTGTCGTACCTGACGTTGCCCTTCTACGCGATACCACACTTGAAGAAACGGAAACTGTTACCACCGATTCAGAACGACCTCCTTTTACACTCAGCCACGGAGATTGCTCGACGAATTCGGGAAAAAGAA GTTAGCAGCCAGGAAGTGGTCAGAATCTATATCGAGAGATGCAAGGCCGTAAATCCGATATTGAACGCGATCGTAGAATCGCGATACGACCTCGCCACTCAAGAGGCGCGAAGCGTCGATGACTTTTTGGCGCgaacgaagaagaagaaagatgaATTGGCGCGCGATATGCCTCTTCTCGGTGTGCCAGTGACCATCAAGGAGAGCATAGCCGTGAAAG ggATGTCCTATTCGGTCGGCGtgctggaaaagaatccagaaaaagctaaggAGGATGCCCTCGTCGTGAGCATGATACGCGAAGCAGGCGCTATTATTCTTCTAGTTAGCAACACGCCGGAGTTGTGCTTATTTTGGGAAAGTAACAACAAAGTGACTGGTTCCACCTGGAACCCCTACGACTCCAACAGAATCGCTGGTGGTTCTTCGGGTGGCGAG GCAGCTCTTCTGGGCTCTGGTGCATCCATGGTGAGTCTTGTGTCAGATGTTGCAGGCTCTGCACGTTATCCAGCCATGTGTTGTGGAGTTTTCGGTCACAAACCTACAGCTT ATTTGGTGTCTTGCAAGGGCCACAAACCAAATTCTACGGACAAAGTTTGGAACGATTATTTCACATTGGGTGTGATGACTAGATACGCGGAGGATCTACCCCTTATGATGAGTCTCATAGCTGAAACAGAGAAGGGCCGccgtatttttaataaaaag GTATCTATGACGAGCCTCAAGTTCTTCTACTTGGAAGATTGCTGTACCGCGACAAACGCTATCAGCCGAGACACAAAACAAGCTATTCGTAGGCTAAAGGCATACATTGAATTAACATACGGCGCTAAAGTGCAAAAG GCACCATTGTCAAACATGAAATATGCATTCACTATGTCGAGTAATCTACTGCTGGACATGGAGGTGGACGATGTTAAGAAGGAATTCGACGGTTCG ACTTTATGGAAAATCCTTGTGGAGTTGTTCAAGTATATCTTCATGTCGTCGCGGTACTCTATGGGGTTGTTATCATACATAATGGTGAAATGGGTGTACAGGAAATTTCCACAGAGTCTTCGAGATGCGATGCACGAAAAGAGAATATTATTAAAGAAGCAGTTCGAG GATGTTCTCGGCGATAACGGAATACTGATTTATCCTACTTTCATAACACCGGCACATTATCGGTACCAATCGTACAACAGGATCGCTAATTTCACTTACATGATGATTTACAATGTGTTGGGATTGCCCGTGACTCAATGTCCAATGGGACTGGCCGACAACGGTTTGCCCATTGGCCtacaa ATCGTAGCAAATTCAGGGAACGACCACCTGACCATCGCCGTAGCAAAAGAGATCGAGAAAACGTTCGGTGGCTGGCAGCAACCACCTACCACCAAAGTGTACTCTAACAAAGTTTGA
- the LOC143340654 gene encoding fatty-acid amide hydrolase 2-B-like isoform X2: MGLLIQNIMKFIFYVLSYLTLPFYAIPHLKKRKLLPPIQNDLLLHSATEIARRIREKEVSSQEVVRIYIERCKAVNPILNAIVESRYDLATQEARSVDDFLARTKKKKDELARDMPLLGVPVTIKESIAVKGMSYSVGVLEKNPEKAKEDALVVSMIREAGAIILLVSNTPELCLFWESNNKVTGSTWNPYDSNRIAGGSSGGEAALLGSGASMVSLVSDVAGSARYPAMCCGVFGHKPTAYLVSCKGHKPNSTDKVWNDYFTLGVMTRYAEDLPLMMSLIAETEKGRRIFNKKVSMTSLKFFYLEDCCTATNAISRDTKQAIRRLKAYIELTYGAKVQKAPLSNMKYAFTMSSNLLLDMEVDDVKKEFDGSTLWKILVELFKYIFMSSRYSMGLLSYIMVKWVYRKFPQSLRDAMHEKRILLKKQFEDVLGDNGILIYPTFITPAHYRYQSYNRIANFTYMMIYNVLGLPVTQCPMGLADNGLPIGLQIVANSGNDHLTIAVAKEIEKTFGGWQQPPTTKVYSNKV, encoded by the exons ATGGGTTTATTAATTCAGAATATAATGAAATTCATTTTCTACGTATTGTCGTACCTGACGTTGCCCTTCTACGCGATACCACACTTGAAGAAACGGAAACTGTTACCACCGATTCAGAACGACCTCCTTTTACACTCAGCCACGGAGATTGCTCGACGAATTCGGGAAAAAGAA GTTAGCAGCCAGGAAGTGGTCAGAATCTATATCGAGAGATGCAAGGCCGTAAATCCGATATTGAACGCGATCGTAGAATCGCGATACGACCTCGCCACTCAAGAGGCGCGAAGCGTCGATGACTTTTTGGCGCgaacgaagaagaagaaagatgaATTGGCGCGCGATATGCCTCTTCTCGGTGTGCCAGTGACCATCAAGGAGAGCATAGCCGTGAAAG ggATGTCCTATTCGGTCGGCGtgctggaaaagaatccagaaaaagctaaggAGGATGCCCTCGTCGTGAGCATGATACGCGAAGCAGGCGCTATTATTCTTCTAGTTAGCAACACGCCGGAGTTGTGCTTATTTTGGGAAAGTAACAACAAAGTGACTGGTTCCACCTGGAACCCCTACGACTCCAACAGAATCGCTGGTGGTTCTTCGGGTGGCGAG GCAGCTCTTCTGGGCTCTGGTGCATCCATGGTGAGTCTTGTGTCAGATGTTGCAGGCTCTGCACGTTATCCAGCCATGTGTTGTGGAGTTTTCGGTCACAAACCTACAGCTT ATTTGGTGTCTTGCAAGGGCCACAAACCAAATTCTACGGACAAAGTTTGGAACGATTATTTCACATTGGGTGTGATGACTAGATACGCGGAGGATCTACCCCTTATGATGAGTCTCATAGCTGAAACAGAGAAGGGCCGccgtatttttaataaaaag GTATCTATGACGAGCCTCAAGTTCTTCTACTTGGAAGATTGCTGTACCGCGACAAACGCTATCAGCCGAGACACAAAACAAGCTATTCGTAGGCTAAAGGCATACATTGAATTAACATACGGCGCTAAAGTGCAAAAG GCACCATTGTCAAACATGAAATATGCATTCACTATGTCGAGTAATCTACTGCTGGACATGGAGGTGGACGATGTTAAGAAGGAATTCGACGGTTCG ACTTTATGGAAAATCCTTGTGGAGTTGTTCAAGTATATCTTCATGTCGTCGCGGTACTCTATGGGGTTGTTATCATACATAATGGTGAAATGGGTGTACAGGAAATTTCCACAGAGTCTTCGAGATGCGATGCACGAAAAGAGAATATTATTAAAGAAGCAGTTCGAG GATGTTCTCGGCGATAACGGAATACTGATTTATCCTACTTTCATAACACCGGCACATTATCGGTACCAATCGTACAACAGGATCGCTAATTTCACTTACATGATGATTTACAATGTGTTGGGATTGCCCGTGACTCAATGTCCAATGGGACTGGCCGACAACGGTTTGCCCATTGGCCtacaa ATCGTAGCAAATTCAGGGAACGACCACCTGACCATCGCCGTAGCAAAAGAGATCGAGAAAACGTTCGGTGGCTGGCAGCAACCACCTACCACCAAAGTGTACTCTAACAAAGTTTGA
- the LOC143340447 gene encoding fatty-acid amide hydrolase 2-A-like — protein MFRNHLITIFMWIVYSLLRPIFAYVYSKERKSVPAIKNPLLTFSAAKLAKKVRQGELSSQTVVEAYIERIKEVNYFVNAVVDERFEAAINDAKACDAKLKSGQVTAIILEKEKPLFGIPFTVKEACSVAGMSYTGGNLARKGMKATEDGSAVELLKNAGAIPLCVTNTPEFCLGTTSTNNLFGTTKNPYDTSKTCGGSSGGEGALIGAGASVLGIGSDILGSIRIPSHFCGIFGHKPTPGILSTRGHLPTAENNALHFMAVFGPMARYTEDLHLAMKILSSKCERPLRLDEPVDVKTLRVFYVDNIDSVLGTRSTSTDIRRTIKLATNYLEKNGAQVTHTSQEWVRDSFLFLLTSFLSKDNPEELVDKSPDARKKLFLELLKALVGLSNNTLQFIFTVLMIEFHGFIPRSDEEYYNVKKDTMRETINKALGNDGVFICPTYPQAASIAELSFLRNDCVVYTSNCNCLQLPSTHVPMGFNDEGLPIGFQVIAGSYQDRLCLGVAREMEKAFGGWIPPTS, from the exons ATGTTTCGGAACCACCTGATAACGATTTTTATGTGGATCGTGTACTCTCTTTTACGTCCTATCTTCGCCTACGTTTACTCCAAGGAACGAAAGAGTGTACCAGCGATCAAGAATCCTCTGCTAACTTTCAGTGCCGCCAAACTGGCAAAGAAGGTCAGACAGGGAGAA CTTTCTAGTCAAACTGTAGTGGAAGCGTACATCGAGCGAATTAAGGAGGTGAATTATTTCGTGAACGCAGTAGTAGATGAACGATTCGAGGCAGCCATAAACGACGCGAAAGCATGCGACGCGAAACTCAAGTCTGGACAAGTTACCGCCATTATTTTAGAAAAGGAGAAACCGCTTTTCGGAATACCATTCACTGTGAAGGAAGCCTGTTCCGTTGCAG GAATGAGTTACACGGGTGGCAACTTGGCGAGGAAAGGGATGAAAGCAACGGAAGACGGATCAGCGGTGGAGTTGTTGAAAAACGCTGGCGCCATTCCTCTGTGCGTTACCAACACTCCGGAATTCTGTCTGGGCACTACGTCCACGAATAATCTTTTCGGCACAACCAAGAATCCGTACGACACGAGCAAAACATGTGGGGGTTCGTCAGGCGGGGAG GGTGCATTGATCGGTGCAGGAGCATCCGTGCTTGGTATCGGTTCGGATATACTAGGATCGATAAGAATACCAAGTCATTTCTGTGGTATTTTTGGTCATAAACCCACGCCTG GTATTCTCTCTACCCGTGGACATCTTCCAACCGCTGAAAACAACGCGTTGCATTTCATGGCTGTGTTCGGTCCGATGGCGAGATACACGGAAGATCTTCACTTGGCTATGAAAATATTGTCTTCCAAGTGCGAGAGACCGTTACGATTGGACGAACCGGTGGATGTGAAAACTCTTCGAGTATTCTACGTGGACAATATCGATAGTGTGTTGGGCACGAGGTCAACTTCGACGGACATAAGACGAACGATTAAACTAGCGACAAATTACCTGGAGAAGAACGGTGCACAAGTTACGCAC ACGTCACAGGAGTGGGTACGCGATTCATTCTTGTTCCTGCTCACCTCTTTTCTCTCCAAGGACAATCCTGAAGAACTCGTGGATAAATCGCCCGAC GCAAGGAAGAAGCTGTTTCTCGAATTGTTAAAGGCGCTCGTCGGATTGTCGAATAATACACTGCAGTTCATATTCACTGTTCTAATGATAGAGTTTCATGGATTTATTCCCCGCTCGGACGAAGAGTATTATAATGTGAAGAAGGATACCATGCGTGAGACCATTAAC AAAGCTCTTGGCAATGACGGAGTGTTCATATGCCCCACCTATCCACAAGCAGCGAGTATAGCAGAATTATCTTTCCTTAGGAACGACTGTGTTGTTTATACCTCCAATTGTAATTGTTTGCAGCTGCCATCGACGCACGTCCCAATGGGATTCAATGACGAAGGATTGCCAATTGGTTTTCAG GTGATAGCTGGATCTTATCAGGATCGTCTTTGCTTGGGAGTCGCTAGGGAGATGGAAAAGGCATTCGGTGGTTGGATACCACCCACCAGCTGA